The following proteins are co-located in the Streptomyces sp. DT2A-34 genome:
- a CDS encoding DNA-directed RNA polymerase subunit beta' gives MLDVNFFDELRIGLATADDIRQWSHGEVKKPETINYRTLKPEKDGLFCEKIFGPTRDWECYCGKYKRVRFKGIICERCGVEVTRAKVRRERMGHIELAAPVTHIWYFKGVPSRLGYLLDLAPKDLEKVIYFAAYMITYVDEERRTRDLPSLEAHVSVERQQIENRRDADLEARAKKLETDLAELEAEGAKADVRRKVREGAEREMKQLRDRAQREIDRLDEVWTRFKNLKVQDLEGDELLYRELRDRFGTYFDGSMGAAALQKRLESFDLDEEAERLREIIRTGKGQKKTRALKRLKVVSAFLQTSNSPKGMVLDCVPVIPPDLRPMVQLDGGRFATSDLNDLYRRVINRNNRLKRLLDLGAPEIIVNNEKRMLQEAVDALFDNGRRGRPVTGPGNRPLKSLSDMLKGKQGRFRQNLLGKRVDYSARSVIVVGPQLKLHQCGLPKAMALELFKPFVMKRLVDLNHAQNIKSAKRMVERGRTVVYDVLEEVIAEHPVLLNRAPTLHRLGIQAFEPQLVEGKAIQIHPLVCTAFNADFDGDQMAVHLPLSAEAQAEARILMLSSNNILKPADGRPVTMPTQDMVLGLFFLTTDSEMRDVKGTDRSFSSVAEAIMAFDAGELSLQSKIDIRFPVGTIPPRGWTPPAQEEGEPEWQQGDSFRLKTTLGRALFNELLPEDYPFVDYEVGKKQLSEIVNDLAERYPKVIVAATLDNLKASGFYWATRSGVTVAISDVVVPEAKKEIVKGYEAQDEKVQKQYERGLITKDERTQELIAIWTKATNEVAEAMNDNFPKTNPIFMMVNSGARGNMMQMRQIAGMRGLVSNAKNETIPRPIKASFREGLSVLEYFISTHGARKGLADTALRTADSGYLTRRLVDVSQDVIIREEDCGTERGLKLAIAERGADGVLRKADNAETSVYARCLAEDIVVDGKVLAPAGVDLGDVLIDQLVKAGVEEVKTRSVLTCESAVGTCAMCYGRSLATGKLVDIGEAVGIIAAQSIGEPGTQLTMRTFHTGGVAGDDITQGLPRVVELFEARTPKGVAPISEASGRIRIEETEKTKKIVVTPDDGSDETAYPISKRARLLVSEGEHVEVGQKLTVGATNPHDVLRILGQRAVQVHLVGEVQKVYNSQGVSIHDKHIEIIIRQMLRRVTIIESGDAELLPGELVERSKFETENRRVVQEGGHPASGRPQLMGITKASLATESWLSAASFQETTRVLTDAAINAKSDSLIGLKENVIIGKLIPAGTGLSRYRNIRVEPTEEAKAAMYSAVGYDDIDYSPFGTGSGQAVPLEDYDYGPYNQ, from the coding sequence GTGCTCGACGTCAACTTCTTCGATGAGCTCCGGATCGGTCTGGCCACCGCTGACGACATCCGTCAGTGGAGCCACGGCGAGGTCAAGAAGCCCGAGACCATCAACTACCGCACGCTCAAGCCCGAAAAGGACGGACTCTTCTGCGAGAAGATCTTCGGTCCGACCCGGGACTGGGAGTGCTACTGCGGCAAGTACAAGCGCGTCCGCTTCAAGGGCATCATCTGCGAGCGCTGTGGCGTCGAGGTCACGCGTGCCAAGGTGCGCCGTGAGCGGATGGGCCACATCGAACTGGCCGCGCCCGTCACGCACATCTGGTACTTCAAGGGTGTCCCGAGCCGGCTGGGCTACCTGCTCGACCTGGCTCCCAAGGACCTCGAGAAGGTCATCTACTTCGCGGCGTACATGATCACGTACGTCGACGAGGAGCGCCGTACGCGTGACCTGCCCTCCCTGGAGGCGCACGTCTCCGTCGAGCGGCAGCAGATCGAGAACCGCCGGGACGCCGACCTGGAGGCCCGCGCCAAGAAGCTCGAGACCGACCTGGCCGAGCTCGAGGCCGAGGGTGCCAAGGCCGACGTGCGCCGCAAGGTGCGCGAGGGTGCCGAGCGTGAGATGAAGCAGCTGCGTGACCGTGCGCAGCGCGAGATCGACCGGCTCGACGAGGTGTGGACCCGGTTCAAGAACCTCAAGGTCCAGGACCTGGAGGGTGATGAGCTCCTCTACCGCGAGCTGCGTGACCGCTTCGGCACGTACTTCGACGGCTCGATGGGTGCCGCGGCGCTGCAGAAGCGCCTGGAGTCCTTCGACCTGGACGAGGAGGCCGAGCGCCTCCGTGAGATCATCCGTACCGGCAAGGGCCAGAAGAAGACCCGTGCGCTCAAGCGCCTGAAGGTCGTCTCCGCGTTCCTGCAGACCAGCAACAGCCCCAAGGGCATGGTGCTCGACTGCGTGCCGGTCATCCCGCCGGACCTTCGCCCGATGGTGCAGCTGGACGGTGGCCGTTTCGCGACCTCCGACCTGAACGACCTGTACCGCCGTGTGATCAACCGCAACAACCGACTGAAGCGCCTTCTCGACCTCGGTGCGCCCGAGATCATCGTGAACAACGAGAAGCGCATGCTCCAGGAGGCCGTCGACGCGCTGTTCGACAACGGTCGTCGTGGTCGCCCGGTCACCGGTCCGGGTAACCGCCCGCTGAAGTCCCTCAGCGACATGCTGAAGGGTAAGCAGGGTCGATTCCGTCAGAACCTGCTCGGTAAGCGTGTGGACTACTCCGCGCGTTCCGTGATCGTCGTCGGTCCGCAGCTGAAGCTGCACCAGTGCGGTCTGCCCAAGGCGATGGCGCTGGAGCTCTTCAAGCCGTTCGTGATGAAGCGGCTCGTGGACCTCAACCACGCGCAGAACATCAAGAGCGCCAAGCGCATGGTGGAGCGCGGCCGCACGGTCGTGTACGACGTCCTCGAAGAGGTCATCGCCGAGCACCCGGTTCTGCTGAACCGTGCGCCCACCCTGCACCGCCTCGGCATCCAGGCCTTCGAGCCGCAGCTGGTCGAGGGCAAGGCCATCCAGATCCACCCGCTCGTCTGCACCGCGTTCAACGCGGACTTCGACGGTGACCAGATGGCCGTGCACCTGCCGCTGTCCGCGGAGGCGCAGGCCGAGGCCCGCATCCTGATGCTGTCCTCGAACAACATCCTCAAGCCCGCCGACGGCCGTCCGGTGACGATGCCGACCCAGGACATGGTCCTCGGTCTGTTCTTCCTCACCACCGACAGCGAGATGCGGGACGTGAAGGGCACGGACCGTTCCTTCTCGTCGGTCGCCGAGGCGATCATGGCGTTCGACGCGGGTGAGCTCTCGCTCCAGTCGAAGATCGACATCCGCTTCCCGGTCGGCACCATCCCGCCGCGTGGCTGGACCCCGCCGGCGCAGGAGGAGGGCGAGCCGGAGTGGCAGCAGGGTGACAGCTTCCGTCTGAAGACCACGCTCGGCCGTGCGCTCTTCAACGAGCTGCTGCCCGAGGACTACCCGTTCGTCGACTACGAAGTCGGCAAGAAGCAGCTCTCCGAGATCGTCAACGACCTCGCCGAGCGCTACCCGAAGGTCATCGTGGCGGCGACGCTCGACAACCTGAAGGCGTCCGGCTTCTACTGGGCCACCCGTTCCGGCGTCACCGTCGCCATCTCCGACGTCGTCGTTCCCGAGGCGAAGAAGGAGATCGTCAAGGGCTATGAGGCGCAGGACGAGAAGGTCCAGAAGCAGTACGAGCGCGGTCTGATCACCAAGGACGAGCGCACGCAGGAGCTCATCGCGATCTGGACCAAGGCGACCAACGAGGTCGCCGAGGCGATGAACGACAACTTCCCGAAGACCAACCCGATCTTCATGATGGTGAACTCGGGTGCACGAGGCAACATGATGCAGATGCGTCAGATCGCCGGTATGCGTGGTCTGGTGTCGAACGCGAAGAACGAGACGATCCCGCGTCCGATCAAGGCGTCGTTCCGTGAGGGTCTGTCCGTGCTGGAGTACTTCATCTCCACGCACGGTGCCCGTAAGGGTCTGGCGGACACCGCCCTGCGTACCGCCGACTCGGGTTACCTCACCCGTCGTCTGGTCGACGTCTCCCAGGACGTCATCATTCGCGAGGAGGACTGCGGCACCGAGCGCGGCCTCAAGCTGGCCATCGCCGAGCGCGGCGCCGACGGCGTCCTGCGCAAGGCGGACAACGCCGAGACCAGCGTGTACGCGCGCTGCCTCGCCGAGGACATCGTCGTCGACGGCAAGGTGCTCGCCCCGGCGGGCGTCGACCTCGGTGACGTCCTCATCGACCAGCTGGTCAAGGCCGGCGTCGAGGAGGTCAAGACCCGCTCGGTCCTGACCTGCGAGTCCGCCGTCGGCACCTGCGCCATGTGCTACGGCCGTTCGCTGGCCACCGGCAAGCTGGTCGACATCGGTGAGGCGGTCGGCATCATCGCCGCCCAGTCCATCGGTGAGCCCGGTACCCAGCTGACGATGCGTACCTTCCACACCGGTGGTGTGGCCGGTGACGACATCACCCAGGGTCTGCCGCGTGTCGTCGAGCTCTTCGAGGCCCGTACCCCGAAGGGTGTCGCCCCGATCTCCGAGGCCTCCGGCCGTATCCGGATCGAGGAGACCGAGAAGACCAAGAAGATCGTCGTCACCCCGGACGACGGCAGCGACGAGACGGCGTACCCGATCTCGAAGCGTGCCCGACTCCTGGTCAGCGAGGGCGAGCACGTCGAGGTGGGCCAGAAGCTCACCGTGGGTGCCACCAACCCGCACGACGTGCTGCGCATCCTGGGTCAGCGTGCCGTCCAGGTCCACCTGGTCGGCGAGGTCCAGAAGGTCTACAACTCGCAGGGTGTGTCGATCCACGACAAGCACATCGAGATCATCATCCGGCAGATGCTGCGCCGCGTGACGATCATCGAGTCCGGCGACGCCGAGCTGCTGCCCGGCGAGCTGGTCGAGCGCTCGAAGTTCGAGACCGAGAACCGTCGTGTGGTCCAGGAGGGCGGTCACCCGGCCTCCGGTCGTCCGCAGCTGATGGGTATCACCAAGGCCTCGCTGGCGACGGAATCCTGGCTGTCGGCCGCCTCCTTCCAGGAGACGACCCGAGTCCTGACGGACGCGGCGATCAACGCCAAGTCCGACAGCCTCATCGGCCTCAAGGAGAACGTCATCATCGGTAAGCTCATCCCGGCCGGTACGGGTCTGTCCCGCTACCGCAACATCCGGGTCGAGCCGACCGAGGAGGCCAAGGCCGCGATGTACTCGGCCGTCGGCTACGACGACATCGACTACTCGCCGTTCGGCACCGGCTCCGGCCAGGCCGTTCCGCTGGAGGACTACGACTACGGTCCGTACAACCAGTAA